The proteins below are encoded in one region of Mya arenaria isolate MELC-2E11 chromosome 15, ASM2691426v1:
- the LOC128220615 gene encoding uncharacterized protein LOC128220615 yields MLLLLCFLVPLFLGPVFGQSTYGREFYVGFADHFGHESDINLQLDIAAKSNGTINITDVYEQTKTTYIYTRTKAFSVNFSRNRILFSSGESNFTGLYIASTMDIAVYLTSYDRWMESADTYAALPLPMLGNRYSVASYTPVISSSIFIVISSSNNTKINITLPDGTFKTETLNAMEVYQEKSDLDLTGTLIEANKPVAAVSGLMFSYISKLGNSGGNDHYMTQLVPAHVETSSHVIVPYIYPRCEFIIRIIKSSAKQPVDICLHYNSSSDCSSLKRNGWMESPILNKTIVVTSTDTFSVMQYKGLSGFLSYIPGVNQYLSEYVFVIPTIYTYAQNNYLAIIIPVDEQRGLLLDDSQIPALVSSENVPRPLDNYIVLALRIWPGFHHIRHTRNVKFGVFCYGNNYTGTYPPFASYGFPAGFAIGVDECQSNPCLNGATCIRGVAGYTCSCLVGYSGNNCEHDVNECESNPCLNGATCGDGVSAYTCTCRPGFHGVHCEHMMRRRMCFACDDMSHPGLCDRVQECANGQQCMVQRSHGKYRSGCANSKLCSTPPNVSSESNCVQCCGADYCNSHGCGMQELIPREDRGPFCFDCNHVLSGQECDSVKPCFKDQICGIESFDWAGLFHFKLGCFDVLCGTLAESPAFAVDMKRSTPFCKSCCTEDFCNRNCTRHSPNHGVIIG; encoded by the exons ATGCTTCTTCTTTTGTGTTTTCTCGTACCTCTTTTTCTGGGACCCGTCTTTGGACAGT CTACTTATGGAAGAGAGTTTTACGTTGGATTTGCGGATCATTTTGGCCATGAAAGTGATATAAACCTACAGTTGGACATCGCTGCTAAATCAAACGGAACAATAAACATTACGGACGTATATGAACAAACGAAAACGACATATATTTATACTCGTACTAAAGCCTTTAGTGTGAACTTCAGTCGAAATCGCATTTTATTCTCCAGTGGAGAAAGTAACTTTACCGGACTTTACATAGCATCTACCATGGATATAGCTGTTTACCTGACAAGTTATGACAGATGGATGGAAAGTGCAGACACTTACGCAGCCCTCCCTCTACCCATGCTAGGAAATAGATATTCAGTTGCAAGTTATACGCCTGTAATTTCCAGTTCAATATTCATTGTTATTTCCTCTTCcaataacacaaaaataaatattacactCCCTGACGGAACATTCAAAACGGAAACTTTGAATGCGATGGAGGTTTACCAAGAAAAATCTGATTTAGATCTAACGGGAACTTTGATAGAGGCAAATAAACCGGTTGCGGCTGTTAGTGGATTGATGTTCTCATACATTAGCAAATTAGGAAACAGTGGGGGAAACGACCATTATATGACCCAGCTTGTACCAGCGCATGTGGAGACTAGTTCTCACGTAATCGTTCCATATATTTACCCACGATGCGAGTTTATCATTCGAATTATTAAAAGTTCAGCGAAACAACCAGTAgatatatgtttacattacaATTCATCATCAGATTGTTCCAGTTTGAAAAGGAATGGATGGATGGAATCtcctattttgaataaaacaattgttgtgACAAGTACGGACACCTTTTCTGTCATGCAATACAAAGGTTTATCCGGATTCCTGTCCTATATACCAGGCGTAAACCAATACCTGTCtgaatatgtatttgttatacCAACGATATACACATATGCACAGAATAACTACCTTGCCATAATTATACCTGTGGATGAGCAACGAGGTCTTCTACTTGATGACTCTCAGATACCGGCATTGGTTAGTTCGGAAAATGTCCCTCGACCTCTAGACAATTACATTGTGCTAGCACTGCGCATATGGCCGGGTTTTCATCACATCCGACATACTAGAAACGTCAAATTTGGTGTTTTTTGCTACGGCAATAACTACACTGGTACTTATCCACCCTTCGCGTCTTACGGTTTCCCCGCTGGATTTGCAATTG GTGTAGACGAATGTCAGTCGAATCCCTGTCTCAATGGCGCTACGTGTATTCGTGGCGTCGCCGGATATACATGTTCCTGTCTCGTGGGCTATTCTGGAAATAATTGTGAACATG aCGTAAACGAATGCGAGTCGAATCCTTGTCTTAATGGAGCCACGTGTGGCGATGGAGTCAGcgcatacacatgtacatgtcgACCTGGGTTTCACGGTGTGCATTGTGAACACA TGATGCGAAGAAGAATGTGTTTTGCTTGTGACGACATGTCACATCCCGGACTTTGTGACAGAGTTCAAGAATGTGCAAATGGCCAG CAGTGTATGGTACAACGAAGTCACGGGAAATATAGATCCGGTTGTGCTAATTCGAAG CTGTGTTCGACACCCCCCAATGTGTCCTCAGAGAGTAACTGTGTCCAATGTTGTGGGGCCGACTATTGTAACAGCCACGGCTGCGGAATGCAAG AGCTTATACCGCGAGAAGACAGAGGGCCTTTTTGTTTCGATTGCAACCACGTGTTATCTGGACAGGAATGTGACTCTGTAAAGCCATGCTTCAAGGACCAG ATATGTgggattgaaagttttgactgGGCTGGCCTCTTCCATTTTAAACTTGGCTGCTTTGACGTGTTG TGTGGCACACTGGCAGAAAGTCCAGCGTTTGCCGTCGACATGAAGAGGTCAACACCATTTTGTAAATCCTGCTGCACCGAGGACTTTTGCAACAGAAACTGTACGAGGCATTCTCCCAACCACGGTGTAATTATAG GCTAA